Proteins found in one Oryza glaberrima chromosome 4, OglaRS2, whole genome shotgun sequence genomic segment:
- the LOC127769985 gene encoding uncharacterized protein LOC127769985, whose protein sequence is MKSKASMFLKQMVSTIVAVVKAKSTAVRAKTSAMKTRLLIFGVLRNRKLLATAINHKIHAIMGGAAAQDTTNDGGVAGVEDDDGGGSKKAVVLYNTAPSFLTERGYYDHAGEEEEEEEDSDEYLTHSLFQEEDDEDDELVNAPGSVIDLVRDAKEGEGGEFRLEDEIDHVADVFIRRIHKQLKLQKLDSFKRFCEMLERSA, encoded by the coding sequence ATGAAGAGCAAGGCGTCCATGTTCTTGAAGCAGATGGTGTCGACGATCGTGGCGGTGGTGAAGGCGAAGTCGACGGCGGTGAGGGCCAAGACGAGCGCCATGAAGACGCGGCTGCTCATCTTCGGCGTCCTCCGCAACCGGAagctcctcgccaccgccatcaaCCACAAGATCCACGCCATcatgggcggcgccgccgcccaggaCACCACCAACGACGGTGGCGTCGCCGgagtggaggacgacgacggcggcggcagcaagaaGGCCGTGGTGTTGTACAACACCGCGCCGAGCTTCCTCACGGAGCGCGGCTACTACGAtcacgccggcgaggaggaagaggaggaggaggacagcgACGAGTACCTGACGCACTCGTTGTTccaggaggaagacgacgaggacgacgagctgGTGAACGCGCCGGGGTCGGTGATCGACCTGGTGCGCGACGCCAAGGAAGGGGAAGGCGGCGAGTTCCGGCTGGAGGACGAGATCGACCACGTCGCCGACGTGTTCATCCGCCGCATCCACAAGCAGCTCAAGCTCCAGAAGCTCGACTCCTTCAAGAGGTTCTGCGAGATGCTCGAGAGGAGCGCCTAA